One window from the genome of Cryptomeria japonica chromosome 6, Sugi_1.0, whole genome shotgun sequence encodes:
- the LOC131876510 gene encoding uncharacterized protein LOC131876510: MAEEAWGTSWGKRMRMKWLMGVARISMMAVLNAFQPLFALNPNGKSISPISHNVDPISSICSISIPDGIVDKNLTNMDSILVGKYVGLQPNIEFIRSWVAHKWRGNGQTEVTAMPNIFFSFSFTCDEDLKLVLAGGPWLLGKSSLALKKWEPRFNPKDWKCNEAPIWVCLLGLPLEYWDEKIFY; the protein is encoded by the exons ATGGCAGAGGAAGCATGGGGAACGTCTTGGGGTAAGAGGATGAGGATGAAATGGCTGATGGGGGTGGCAAGGATTTCTATGATGGCGGTACTCAATGCATTCCAAC CTTTATTTGCTTTGAATCCAAATGGTAAGTCAATTTCCCCTATTTCTCACAATGTTGATCCCATTTCTAGTATATGTTCTATATCCATTCCAGACGGCATTGTAGATAAAAATCTGACCAATATGGATTCTATTTTGGTGGGGAAATATGTGGGGCTGCAACCCAATATTGAATTTATTAGGTCATGGGTGGCTCATAAATGGAGAGGAAACGGCCAGACTGAGGTTACTGCAATGCCAAACatttttttctccttttcctttACCTGTGATGAGGATTTAAAATTAGTGTTAGCTGGAGGACCATGGCTGTTGGGGAAATCCTCGTTGGCTCTGAAGAAATGGGAACCCCGTTTCAACCCAAAGGATTGGAAATGCAATGAAGCCCCTATTTGGGTCTGTTTGTTGGGTCTTCCTTTGGAATATTGGGATGAGAAAATCTTTTATTGA